AATTTAGGATCTTTACAGTAGTTTGAATTGACAAGCAGACTTGAATTCTGATCATGGCCTATCTGGGTTTTTAGTTTAGTTTAAAACCAAATTGGAGCAATTGGTACGGGTCAGGGGATGCTGGAATGCCATTGGACCCTTCAAGATTCTGTGAACAGTACAAATACAGTGATTTCCAATGCTATACCTCAAAGTCTCAAAGTCTCTCTAAGGCTCATATTGGCAATAATTTGCAACTTCttcccttcttctttttcttttttttttttccctctaaattaaaaatggaaaaactTTTAACTAAACCTAACCCCATAAATACTCTTCTGGtgtatgaaatttaaaataatgtcTAAAACTGCCTTCTGCAAGTTATCAACCTTTTGATCATTTTAGATGATTTCATCGTTGACTAATGAGAAAGAAATTTACATTATGAGATAATGTACATAGCCCATACATTACGCATTCCTTATATACATATTTGTAACAAGCAAAAAATCTTTGAACCTAACACCCGAATATATATCGCTCCAAACATCACTAAGGATGAATTGTTTGCTAAAACTTAAATCTGATTATCTACTCAAGATTCTACTCACAATGTATTCATATATATTAGCATTACACTAAATTCGTTGGAATGCCACACTCTTGCGCTAAATTAAGAAATAAGAAACCTCTATTTTATGAACTGATGATCTGAATGGATGCGCTTGTTCTTCTTAGGCACCTTCTAATTCTACACCTCTAGCAGAATAATTATCTTTATTTACTTGCTTTTCCGCTTGGAGTCAAATACAGAACCATTTCATTATAagagtttaattaattagaaaatttagATGCCACTTGCTTAACTCCAAGAAACATGACCTCAATTGTAAAAGACCATCACACCGGAAGCTGATTTAAGCTACAACCCAAGCATACCAGCTAAAAGAAAACTATTACGTCCCAAAACGCACCACATAGAAAATCGCATATTATTAAGCAACCTTTGCCCGCTAAAATCAGCTCTTCAAAAGCCAATTCATGCAATGCAAACATACACAGTACACAAATTCAACTACCATTTGGCGACACTGGTAGGTGCAGAGCATGTGATCGGACGGTTGAGGCTCGTGAGAGGACTCCGGCAATTGAACGACAGGGTCTTCGTAAATAACAAGCCGACGATCGGAACCGATAGGCGGGCTCTCGATGGCTTTGGCATCGTCTCTAGGTCTCTTTGGCTGTGGAGTTCTGAGAATCATCCTCTTTTAGCTCTCTCTAGCACTCTGTATCTCTCAAAATTTTCTAGGGTTTCAAAGTTTCCACTTGTAACAACACAATCGCTGGATGCTTAGCAAAATGGAATGGGTTTTAATTTTGAAAGCAGATGCGCCATTTTAAATGTTCTCTGCTTCTCGTCCTAACATAGCGGCTTTTGTATATTTTAGCCCCTTAACTTAGGAGGATTTGAAGTTTAATCCTCAAGTTTTAATTTATCTCAATTAACCCCTCAAACCTCATGAAATTGGCCATAAATGGGTAAAAATTTTGACCTTAAAATATGGTCCCATATTTATgtaagtttttaatttatttattttatatttaattaaatatattaactattaaaatagataaaaataaatattttaattcaaagataaatcaaataaatttttaagagataataaaccttttaaattttaactttggcttattatttcaaatttattatttataagaagTGAACCTAATTTAATTAGGTGAGAGAaagtaaattaaagagaaatttcttttaacttttttaaaagtcaaataaaaatattaatcaaacatgcataattttattatttattgagaatttaaaattttttaattatttgataaaaaaactttttaattgaattacatGAAAAATAACTAAACCCTTcagcttttaaaaataaattataaaaaactgAATTATATCTAAATGCATTTCAAACTCCATAAAATTAACAGaacgtaaataaataaatatgttaaatttaaaaataaattacactttaatttttaaattttaatataattaataaattaatttttatatttttaaaattaaatatttaaattttttttataatcattCTATTCAGATTAAAactctttctatttatttttataactaaaaatataaaaatatttttattatttttttaaatagataaattatatttaaattattaaattttaacataattaataaattaatttttatattttaaaaaatatacatttaaatttttatataatcagttttccatctattataatttaaatattttaattgaaaaacgAGTTTAATAGGGAATATTTAACTGTTTTATACTTAAatcttaaataaattattaaaaccaAATAGTATTTCTATAAATACTTGGTTAGACTATTtagattaaaagaaaaaaaaaatcttaaagactcataatgaatatttcatgttgcaaattgattcaacttataaaagtgaatttttttaattgttctcATGTTCCATGTGCCATGTTTAATATAAAGACCTTATCAGTACGACTCTGTATGATTATCTATAGTGCCATGTGCCATATGTTTAATATAGTGCCATGTGCTATATGTTATCATGCAGAAGGAATTATTTAACTAAGTGCAGGAACACTAATATTATATAGAATGATTCAAATTTGTAAATTAAGGTTTATGAAGACAGAGTCTTAGGTCAAGCTTAATTTTGCTTAATAATATGCTGTTAGTGACACCAAACACGGATATGCATGAAAAGCATGACAACTAAAAGCATACATAAAATGCGTTGAAATTTCTAATAAGCAAAGTTTTGAACCAAAGCTATTTTTATTTTGGGATACAATTTAGATTATCCTCTTCATGTAACCACCAACTTTGCAGAAGTTCTCATTTAAATTCTCCAACTTAGATTGATAATCACAAACTTGCTTCTCTGCATTGCTCAAGGAAGCTGCAACTCTTATAAAAATACAGCTGCCACAGCATGGCACCAATGCAAATGAAGAGTAGAAGCTAGAAAATAACGaccaagaaaaagaaatgaaCCCAATAAATTTTCCTACTAAGACCATAATCCAACCACAAAAACTACAAGATATTACTTAGCCAATTGAGTACGCTTCCAAAGCAGTGCATCAAACTCAAGTCATCAAATTTCCAACAATTAGTTCAGACTTTATGATAGGGCAACCTAGTCCTCTAAGGTTACACAAGACTAAAGAAAAGGTATAGTGCCTATTCACACAGAAACTTACgccttattaaaaatattaagaaagcCAACTTTTAATTTAGGATCTTTACAATAGTTTGAATTGACAAACAGACTTCAATTCTGATTATGGCCTATCTAGGATTCTTGGTTTAGTTTAAAACCAAATTTGAGCAATTGGTACGGGGCTGGGATGCCATTGGACTCTTCAAGATTCTGAGAACAGTACAAATACATTGACTTAGTGATTTCCGATACTATAACTCAAAGCCTCTCTAAGGCTCGTATTGGCAATAATTTGCAGCTTactcccttcttcttctttctttccctCTAAATGGAAAATGGAAAAACGCTTGATTGAACCTAACCCCATAACATACTCTTTGGTtagtgaaatttaaaataatgtcTAAAATTGCCTTATGCAAATTATCAACTTTCTTATCATTTCAATGATGTCTTTTAAAGTCAACACTAATTATAAGATTTTTAATATAGAAGAATATTGAatgttgaaaaataaatttaatatatttattatttagtatggatcgttgaaaattatatttaatgagAGTAATTTGATATGTAGTTATTCTTTTTCAATTGATTCATTAAAAACAACTAAACCTAGATGAGATTGCCAAAACAATCCCTCAGAGAGTAGATATAATAATAGTTCAACAGCAATGCCAGTAGAAATCAGAATAGCAATGTCGCCTAGCCAGTattccattaaaaaaatatttaattgtgaATGTCCTTTGAAACATCTAGCTAGAATTTTGTTTTGAAACTACACCTACACACATAGATAATCAAATACTTGTGCCAATACAAAATCTAAATTAGCACCTGTACGCTCATGATGGTTTTCCTGTACCTGATCTTTCACTATCAGCTTATATTCTGAGTACACTCTTAGTTGAGGATGAGCGCTGTTGTTAAGTAATTCTAAAAAGAGTGACAGACTTTTGCCACTTGCCCTTGGATCTCCTTAGGTTCTTTTATAAAGTAAAATCTCTCCACTTTACCTTCATATTTAATAACATGAACCTCTGCTCCTAAAGCACAGCAATCATCAAAAGGATATCCATTAGAAGAGTCATTGAACATCTTGAGTGAGATCAGTTGGTCAAAACCATTTTCAGTCTTTAAAGAATGGTAACGCCTCATGTTATCATCTGTAGAATAATAAATCCTAGAGCCTGTCAAAATGAAGATAATTCATATAGATAACTTTGAAACAGAATATGGACTAAATGGGAAGCCACCTGGAATTGTTAAGTACTCATCTCTTAAGTGGTCAAAAACAAAGAATTTGAGGATCACATCAACCTGGGATCCAGGAGGAATTGCATTTGGCTCAGCAATTGCCAAGTAGAGAGAAATGTGATCACTTCCATCTCTTTTCACATTTCCAGAAGGATACAACACCAATTTCCTAAATATTGCAATAGAAATGGCAACAAGTTACAATTCCATACTCATGTGAATTCAGGTGGAATTAATTTCAAACAAATACCAGTTGTAGCCGGCAGATGCAAAAGCATCAGATTCATACTTCACAAGTCCAGTCTTCTCAAGTAGCTCACAAAATCGTGAGAATGACTCAATCTTTAATGTGTAATGAGCAGGTGGCATGTTCCTTTTTGATCTTCTAATGCCTTTCTCAAGAGAGTATCAGGAGAATATTATGCTATGTTTGGATAACAACATTTGAAAGTAatgattttagtttaattttaatgtagattattaataaattatggaTTTTAAATAGTGATATTTATAAAACCTGCTTTTTGGCCTCCAAACTCAATGCCAAACAAGCTCTTAATACACAACActtgtatgtatgttcatgCTAACACTTGTACTTTGTTTGGAAGGAAAATTATTGGAGGTTTAGTATGGGTTTTTAAAGCATTAAAAGGAGGCTTTTTTGAGGTTTGAAATGCTTTAGAACCGCTGGTTGGAAAGATTTCATTATCTTACCTGACTTTATGCGAAAAGAAaagtattatatttattttattaaaaaacacaAGACTCAACATTGATCAAGAAGCTCTGatattataatatgaaaatCAAACTGAGTCTAACTCCTCCAGAAGCTAAAGTTAGCTCAAGGGTTTATTGGAGGAATATTATCACATACTCcatagagaaaaagaaagaaattttatCATGAGAATGCGATTCTTCAGCATTAGAGTCAGCAACAATGTTAGGAAATAGTTCCACCACATTTGCCATTCCCCACAATCGGCACACATCTCCCTCTCCggtaaaaaaaaacaataacacATCTCGCTTCTTATTCAGTGGCATATATATACTTCTTCAACAGGTCACAGAAACATGTTAGGACTGGTAACATGCCTCCTTCCAAACATCTCAAGGTTTTTGGGAGTTAATATATTCCGTTgccattatatattttaaaaaaaatgttataaaattatatatatatattttttttattaaaataattttttaaaattaaaaaattaatttcttttattttaaataaaaaattatttaaattaaatttttatgaaattcttTTATAATCTATATATAGGAGGGAAATATTTGGATTGctaaaattatctattaaaGTTTAAGttaattacaataaataattaaaatttaattaattagtaaaattaatttattctatattttaattgttctattttattataataaaaaccaaaattttattaaataattaaattagtaaattaataataatgaaaaagttagaaagtttaaatatataaatactaatttaaattgaaattcaaagtacaatatttataaataaaaaataattttatttttaaaaatgtatattaaaaacaataataataagttGTATATacagatatattttatttatttagcatACAATATTCATTATAATAATtgtgatatattttatttatttagcatACAATATTCATTataataattgtaatatatatatacattattaaaataattaaatataaataataagaatgaaTTTTAGCATTCGAATATATCATATAATATCTTAATATTATCCAAATAATTTgacatttaatatttttttcatatattaataaatttattattaatatatataattttttaatttaaaatacataatttttttcatatgaaCATCCCAttacatgaaaaaaaattaacgaaagaaaaaaaaaagtgataggtttttttttttcctttttgaaaTGGGTGATagttttttctttaaatctaaaattaaacacCTTTATAAATATCATTGATGTGTACcagtttctcttctttttccttctacatttttgtaaattttaaaatttttaaagattcagcaattttctctttattattataatttttttattattatattagttttatttttatttatatttactttaattttctatatactttatataatattcatacaatctgtaattttttaaaaaaatatataattcttaaatttaaagtatataaattttttatataaatatttcattaactgaaaaaaaataacgaaagaaaaaaaaaagacagttttttttttaaatttaaaaatgaaaacctTTATAAATACCAAAGgtactaaaaatttatttttggactatatatattatctaatataataattaagtaaattatttttaatattcgttagaaattaatactattatttcagatttaaattattttatttaataaaatttttaatattatatataaaaatgggAAGGGGAAATAATGGGATTGCCCATAATACCTgtaagtttttaaattatttataaccatatttaattatttaaatagttgataattttatttttcaaaaatagatgatattattatactttatattaattttaattaattaagaaaattttcaaaaaaaaaaaatataaaatatgataatattaaattttttaaaataaagatataaattagatggtaattttattatttatatatggtATAAATAGattagtataaattatttaatattatgctataatataattattataaaattatatagtataatgaaattaatataaaaataaaaaattttgaatatttgcaaaaatataaagttaaatgtttttgtaaatatatatggatactgtttatttattaacaattaattaactaaataaataatgatatttttagtttaaactttttataatagtatattattatcatatagtataaaatataataattgccttaaatttaattagagtTATTATATGAATAGAACTgtaaattcaataaaatattttttatattattttttaaaatagatgataatattatactttatattaattttagttaattaagaaaaatttaaaaagatatataagatataataacattattttttttttgaaatagaataagatataataacattaaatttttaatatatcaatATGTTTGAATTTATAggttttgatatatatatatatatatatatatatatatatatatgataattaaaaaaataaaatttttatgtatgtatggttattaaaataataaatttaaatattattttaaaatattaaaaataattatcacaatattaaaatagtaatagataattattatttatttgaatgtGTTTGGATtctcataaaataataattagtgaAATTCAATTAGGATATaaatttttgatattatttagAGTGTTTAGTAATTTTTGTTAACTCAAATGTacaaatgaaatttaataagaaaatattgtATATCTACATGCAATTAAGTATTTTTTTCTCTAATATTACTAAACTCACACCATTAACTTCTTAAATTCTAAACATACCTTAACCTTTCCAATTGCATTGTTGATCtctcaattttcataaatattatttggctctcttaatctctaatttatatatatttttagctaatttaaatttgtattggacttaatttattatacaaatattgatttttcttacattaatattgatatatttatttaaataaaatttaaaagattaaaccatcattaattttacatattttttttactttagattaattttatttatacttatatttaatttaatttttcagatATTTTATGTAACActctataaattataatttttctctctatatataatttttgaattcaaaatatataatttttttatataaatgtttcatgagagaaaaataaatatttacggaaattaaataatatgttatttttttaattatcaattattatattaattatagcaTGCAAATacactattaaaataatataatattttaatatataagttACTATtggtttttctaaaaaaataaatattctaactcattaaaatttattataaataattaaatgagataaataaaaaaaatacttaataataaaataatattcactttttattattatcacttAAAAGAGGAATTATTggaattaaactaaataaaattatcacctaaataataaaaattaatagaaaagagGAGATTTcagttcaaattaaaaaaatcaaattaaattgaatcaatttaatttgatgggtttaattttttaataatttcagttttcaatttaattttaattttttattgaaaaatcgaaaaaaaaaaacgaacccAAGCCACCCTTAAAACTAcgtagttttaagcccctatatATACTACATTATTCATCTTCTTCACCGGTCACAGCCACTTGCCTCATCGTTCTCATTCTTTCTTCTCATCTTTCTCGTCCTCTTGGAACATAACATCTTATTCCtcctactcttcttcttcttcttcatgatTGCTGACAAGTGGCAGACATTTGCATGTGAAAGGACTTTGTTGAGCATCAAAGAGAGATTATCTCGCAACGGTCGTGTCGCCCAACACTCACAAGCCCCTCCATCTACGTGCGAAGGACAAGCATCGCGCCATCAAAGGtactctttgtttttttttttttcagtttactgattttttttgtcaatttgtACTGAAAATAgaattgttttttatttaatctattGCTGTCAATTTATTCTTGTAGATCTGGGTATGATTAATCAGATataatttattgtaaatttatttGGGTATCAATAATTTGGAATAGTTTCATTCTTCTTTGTAAATCTATTTGGgataatttcttcttctttagaaATCTATTTGGCTATATTATATTGAGTATTtgagataattttatttttaaatatgcttGGATTGCACTAAttcaatttgtattttttttttagtttactgattttttttgtcaatttgtACTGAAAATAgaattgttttttatttaatctattGCTGTCAATTTATTCTTGTAGATCTGGGTATGATTAATCAGATATAATTTATTGTAAATCTATTTGGGTATCAATAATTTGGAATAGTTTCATTCTTCTTTGTAAATCTATTTGGgataatttcttcttctttagaaACCTATTTGGCTATATTATATTGAGTATTtgagataattttatttttaaatatgcttGGATTGCACTAATTCAATTTgtatttgattaaatttagGATAATTGATTTGTTAAACTGTAAAAATGATTCTCATATCAGGGTGCTTTGTAAATCTATTTGGGATAATCTATACTGGGCTTACTTCTCAAATAAGACCTTCTAAAGCCAAGTGTTCCATTGTTTATGAACAGGGGAGGGTGGAACTGAAAAGTAAGGTGAGGCTGAGGTGGCGATTTGTGTGGTTAGTGGAGCAGATGGTAATGTTCCTGATCACTCAGCTGGTGTCAAGACAATCTATTGTTATTACACAAGTTACTTGACAAAGACTTTCCATTTCATCCTTAccaataacaaattaaatttgacTGGAATATGCCTAATTGTTCCATTTTCACATCTTTGATATCCGAGTTGTTAAGtaactttaatattttctatggtcaattttattattattattttttattttcttcatcaatgagaatatttttatttgtggTATTCAAACCATGATGCCtgcattaaataatattatattaacagAGAGATAATCAATTGAATTATTCATTAGGAGTTTATTGTTTCAATTTCCAAACATATGATAATTCAGTGAAAATGAGATGtgattttcatatataaaatttataatacagTTTAACGggagaattattatttaatttttgtagtaTAGAAAATCTcactaatatattaaaatgtcattaAATGTCattgaaatattaaataatctattaattagttatttcgataattttaattattaattattgaaaaaaaattaaaatgctatTAATTAGAGTGactaattagtttattttttataaaattaagggattaattaataaattttgttcatattatagtaaaatatttaatatttaaaattaataaaagattaattagtagatttataatattttaaagatgttttaataaatttgttcaaattaatatattaattagtgagttttattaagtataagaaattaaataattattttttaaaaaatttgatcgTGTGAATAGAGTAGCAAAAAACTCCAacttgatatttttaaaaaaatatagaaatataatACAGATTAAAAAAATCAGAATTTACGAATCAATCTTATTTTTGCGCCATACAATATGGGTTTTAAAAATGGTTTGTTTTTTACTTTcggtttataattaaaaattttgcaaaaatttaatttaattattttttttaacaattattttatttgagatgaaaatttttaattattttttattttaaaaattttattttaaaaaaaataaaaattttacatagttttataaaatatattaaaaaaattttcatacaaaataaatgaaagaaaaaaatatgcattttttgaaaagaaagaaaatatatttattaattggaGAAAGAATATAccgaaataaaatataaatcattGTTTTACAATATATAATCAAATTCAATATTAATCACTTATAcgataattctatttaattttatattatttcaaatcaacctattattgttaattattattttctaaataagcattcaaaatatttaataaaatttaatatttttaatataatataattgaaaaattaataaaataaaaattatcttttttaatatgttaaaaaattaaagtgtatagaataaagaaaatataaactaaatatatattcagaaaataaatttt
This region of Manihot esculenta cultivar AM560-2 chromosome 10, M.esculenta_v8, whole genome shotgun sequence genomic DNA includes:
- the LOC110624281 gene encoding ubiquitin C-terminal hydrolase 12, which produces MPPAHYTLKIESFSRFCELLEKTGLVKYESDAFASAGYNWKLVLYPSGNVKRDGSDHISLYLAIAEPNAIPPGSQVDVILKFFVFDHLRDEYLTIPGSRIYYSTDDNMRRYHSLKTENGFDQLISLKMFNDSSNGYPFDDCCALGAEVHVIKYEEKQVCDYQSKLENLNENFCKVGGYMKRII